Proteins encoded in a region of the Leishmania panamensis strain MHOM/PA/94/PSC-1 chromosome 7 sequence genome:
- a CDS encoding cysteine peptidase B (CPB), putative (TriTrypDB/GeneDB-style sysID: LpmP.07.0590) gives MKPMYFPLRSSQTKSGVGGPVIEQRSPDSTAGDFGNDGVGVTVMGTAPLTELVDVDAMTTSHAYASHKLHALDKRLKCGAGSIAVPLSTAVILPSVTELTNQAEALDSPPSAMSPISAMRRAMEKGARPMRRPHEASAASPLTHARSGSGGDRDEAAKATALRRDVVRRTLSLLGLPTSTGVSAGVDRCEAAVESPSQVPEDGVGVGEHARVTTSSQASVRDRLGSALAPEVLSPSAAVAPRTPAERTQVNTDAEFPCSPVVRTFGAFLQLMQPAPPPPIPIVSLSDSQTARSEPCSTVRDNVAGNGQQFPTIPPLPPPLPLPPPYGETPAPQPAFGAGTFASAQDLVAHVRLLLPWMVFASKKRRRVVGGADGLADDLAMSLLSLSSLPIPAALERTTRADSSSFSQPQQRGAPPTRSAAITCRSTFVDGEVTLVSDHVDAVLPTWAYLSSHIADAVPPMHVISVPTVAVVRDDSLTIASTGSCHHHSSMANSIVGGVATSLSSTAATPLIVDELVDRQSCLYPHGLADACALAQLRRLKPKTATAGASAQSSLRFLRLELQVDVQHIPPTVRGVAPAERQCMLDQALAEFTLTGVLPTTVLRGVLNDAALRLLASVDEQVLRQVAGEVDLASQAEVNSHDGDASSTLAVPTVAAQAHRQRVVPLSLHVHTHQGEPGGASSHTPAASLISGETGSLRHLPTGLTTTPTRLILTVLVHVQQTSATSTASEAQETPATNNEQKLQANEEGREGASVTMEAPSSSTAAGATARMDDNAGVSLASTIVPHLFPLTFGLSRFTTKLSLSSAVDYDVQHTTKRTSSAESPSSGTAEAVEEEAAAVSAGISGLRTAESRGATIATTTEEGPRIARARGAAQPWAWQDISLGSVRAWCGLAELKPLPTSAAMMSSSSPPVFSRVARAVVAGADSTASMSTLLPSQTGSKERRSLKKALPEAATTVSTAEEDVVVAAAAAASASQGVSGTAAKQEVISKREMKGQLVEDDKDRGEFDDGSAVSVSLRRCDVAKETMALTAAVEAVRCCVDALCGHARRLRVLMDIVKDEVEAVQVDSGNGGNGAADYCGVEGREEHQRKAHAGRRCTVVFASTDSTSKTGATPSHRCVSDRAYMQDIMVAVQQMLGYGLTRLIMTCLSAPESAEDSEASTTAENAADCDAEKRNAGPRSVLFSMLASAEGSDDSDVTPTCSIAQQLRRRFSVYGRYLTERVCAPLEELEMLFVECTSSASTTPRTTTATPTILKDGNGSPSDVSSPTRQAVLGAQVMLKETRRHRRRAAGVDASQDEVKWSGAEKTEEADEYAVDSTVLPALSVAKAAVQLCRMMAGTSAPLCDAGAVASGKEFPRGQHMPMGATSSGALATMSDPVSLIQRHDRRNYRAISRSPFASIRMAGAAAGALHSLHGRVASLVDAITRGRRLLEAEEQRWATLQEPLACLREYWGDIRVIINKERVQRCEVTLSSLVALERQVRGTLAMEEVRGWSSIVEEEITSAAEAESASAVAVELGKLTVSASQSRTFSQRCVVQLPIRTPVATLPLMRDLSKADLSPEQSLEVPQRTTMAEECKEERATAGSDEHSEVEVEEWLLKPLLPKRSHLLDVERDEPQVAAEGELQDTFVGDAIVVESGGDDSIEASTEKLDNQPVEFAETMTSPPLSLLSTAASNSLTATPTPKQMPQHSQLKQNGLAKRSRQAPTTQPQSQTQSRGKASCSRTQVSQGSSTPPISLPHSRSLAAASSSLARLSQRRGAAAADASTRAVVSMEGALALVPLNVDVIVLRQATPFVAVGVALFLLLLFL, from the coding sequence ATGAAGCCCATGTATTTCCCTCTGCGTTCTTCACAAACAAAGAGCGGCGTTGGTGGCCCGGTCATCGAGCAGAGGAGTCCTGACAGCACCGCTGGTGACTTTGGCAACGACGGCGTGGGTGTGACTGTGATGGGCACGGCGCCGCTAACAGAGCTGGTGGACGTGGACGCGATGACCACCTCACACGCTTACGCCTCGCACAAGTTGCATGCATTGGATAAGCGCCTCAAGTGTGGTGCCGGAAGCATTGCAGTACCGCTCTCCACCGCCGTTATTTTGCCGAGTGTAACGGAGCTAACGAACCAAGCCGAGGCTCTGGATTCGCCGCCCTCGGCGATGTCGCCCATATCGGCTATGCGACGCGCTATGGAGAAAGGTGCGCGCCCAATGCGCCGCCCGCACGAAGCGtccgctgcctcccctcTTACACACGCTCggagcggcagtggtggagaTCGCGACGAGGCCGCCAAGGCAACAGCGTTGCGGCGCGACGTTGTGCGTCGTACCTTGTCATTGCTGGGGCTtcccacctccaccggcgTCTCTGCCGGTGTGGATCGTTGCGAGGCTGCGGTGGAGTCACCCTCTCAGGTTCCGGAGGACGGGGTTGGCGTCGGCGAGCACGCTCGCGTCACGACATCGTCGCAGGCTAGTGTCAGGGACCGCTTGGGATCAGCATTAGCACCTGAAGTGCTCTCGCCATCCGCGGCAGTGGCCCCGAGGACGCCGGCCGAGAGAACGCAGGTCAATACCGACGCCGAGTTCCCCTGCTCGCCGGTGGTGAGGACGTTTGGTGCCTTTCTGCAGCTTATGCagccagcaccaccacccccaatCCCCATTGTGTCACTGTCAGACAGTCAGACGGCACGCTCAGAGCCGTGCTCAACAGTACGAGACAACGTGGCAGGAAACGGCCAGCAGTTTCCCACcattcctcctctgccgccgccgctgcctctgccgccaccgtaCGGGGAGACTCCGGCTCCGCAGCCAGCCTTTGGCGCCGGTACCTTCGCCTCTGCGCAGGACCTCGTTGCACATGTGCGACTGCTACTGCCATGGATGGTCTTTGCATCaaagaagcggcgccgcgtgGTTGGTGGGGCAGACGGCCTCGCTGATGACTTGGCGATGTCCCTACTGTCGCTGTCCTCGCTTCCGATCCCTGCCGCCTTGGAGCGCACCACACGTGCGGATTCATCGTCGTTttcgcagccgcagcagcgcggtgCGCCGCCAACGCGCTCTGCCGCCATTACATGCCGCTCCACTTTCGTTGACGGCGAGGTTACTCTCGTCAGCGACCACGTGGACGCGGTACTGCCGACGTGGGCGTACCTCTCTTCACACATCGCGGACGCCGTCCCGCCAATGCACGTCATATCGGTCCccactgttgctgttgtgaGGGACGACTCCCTGACAATAGCCTCAACAGGgagctgccaccaccacagcagcatgGCCAACTCCATCGTTGGTGGGGTGGCGACCTCGTTATcgtcgacggcagcgacccCGCTCATTGTGGACGAGCTCGTGGATCGGCAGTCGTGCTTGTACCCTCACGGGCTGGCGGATGCCTGCGCGCTGGCTCAGCTACGGCGGCTGAAGCCAAAGACGGCGACCGCAGGTGCATCGGCGCAGAGCTCTCTACGCTTTCTGCGGCTGGAGCTGCAGGTTGATGTGCAACATATCCCTCCCACGGTGAGGGGTGTGGCACCGGCCGAGCGGCAGTGCATGCTGGATCAAGCCCTCGCCGAGTTCACGCTGACGGGCGTGTTGCCCACGACCGTACTGCGAGGCGTACTGAATGACGCTGCACTGCGGTTGTTGGCCAGCGTGGACGAGCAGGTGTTGCGACAGGTGGCCGGGGAGGTGGACCTGGCTAGTCAAGCGGAGGTCAACTCCCATGACGGCGATGCATCGAGCACCTTGGCAGTGCccactgtcgctgctcaAGCCCATCGCCAGCGTGTCGTGCCGCTCAGCCTCCATGTTCACACGCATCAAGGGGAGCCGGGTGGTGCTTCTTCGCACACCCCAGCAGCCTCCCTCATCTCTGGCGAAACCggctcgctgcgccacctaCCGACGGGGCTCACAACCACACCGACGCGACTGATCCTCACAGTGCTCGTGCACGTACAGCAGACTTCCGCAACGTCCACCGCTTCTGAGGCTCAGGAGACGCCGGCGACGAACAATGAGCAAAAACTGCAGGCAAATGAAGAAGGCCGCGAAGGCGCGTCAGTGACGATGGAGGCCCCTTCCTcgtccaccgctgcaggtgcgacGGCTCGGATGGACGACAACGCCGGCGTGTCCTTGGCTAGCACCATTGTACCACATCTTTTCCCACTCACCTTCGGGCTGTCACGCTTCACGACGAAGCTCTCTCTATCCAGCGCTGTTGACTACGATGTGCAGCACACCACAAAGAGGACCAGTAGCGCTGAGAGCCCATCAAGTGGTACCGCGGAGGCTGtggaagaagaagccgccgccgtttCAGCGGGGATCTCAGGGCTGCGAACAGCAGAGTCCCGTGGAGCCACAATTGCGACGACGACTGAGGAGGGCCCACGCATCGCTCGAGCACGAGGGGCGGCGCAGCCGTGGGCGTGGCAGGACATCTCCCTTGGCTCTGTGCGGGCGTGGTGCGGCCTAGCAGAGCTGAAGCCGCTTCCCACCTCGGCAGCAATgatgtcctcctcttctccgccgGTGTTCTCGCGTGTGGCGCGTGCCGTGGTTGCAGGGGCCGACAGCACGGCAAGCATGAGCACTTTGCTCCCCTCGCAGACGGGGTCGAAGGAGCGGCGATCGCTCAAGAAGGCGCTCCCCGAAGCCGCCACCACAGTTTCTaccgcagaggaggacgTAGTTgtcgcggctgccgccgccgcttctgcgAGCCAGGGAGTCAGCGGTACCGCGGCTAAGCAGGAAGTGATTTCTAAGCGTGAGATGAAGGGCCAGTTGGTCGAGGACGACAAGGATAGGGGTGAGttcgacgacggcagcgccgttaGCGTGTCACTGCGGCGCTGTGATGTGGCCAAGGAGACGATGGCGCTGacagctgctgtggaggccgtgcgctgctgtgtggACGCGCTGTGCGGACACGCCAGGCGGCTGCGGGTGCTCATGGATATAGTCAAGGATGAGGTGGAAGCTGTTCAGGTAGACTCTGGCAACGGCGGCAATGGCGCGGCCGACTACTGTGGCGTAGAGGGCAGGGAGGAGCACCAGAGGAAGGCACATGCGGGCCGGCGTTGCACTGTGGTGTTCGCGTCGACCGACAGCACTTCCAAGACAGGCGCCACTCCTAGCCACCGTTGCGTCAGCGATCGCGCTTACATGCAGGACATCATGGTGGCTGTTCAGCAGATGCTCGGGTACGGGCTAACGCGCTTGATTATGACCTGCCTTTCCGCACCAGAGTCCGCCGAAGACAGCGAGGCGTCTACCACGGCGGAGAATGCGGCTGACTGCGATGCCGAGAAGCGAAATGCGGGCCCTCGCTCCGTCCTCTTTTCCATGCTCGCTAGCGCCGAGGGCAGCGATGACAGCGACGTGACGCCCACGTGCAGcattgcgcagcagctgcgacgccgGTTCTCTGTGTACGGCCGCTACCTTAcagagcgtgtgtgtgccccgctggaggagctcgagATGCTCTTTGTAGaatgcaccagcagcgcctccacgacGCCAAGGACCACTACGGCGACGCCCACCATCTTGAAAGACGGCAACGGAAGTCCGAGTGACGTGTCGAGCCCCACGCGTCAGGCGGTCCTAGGGGCACAGGTGATGTTGAAGGAaacgcgccgccaccgccgccgcgctgcgggCGTAGATGCTTCACAGGACGAAGTGAAGTGGAGTGGTGCCGAGAAGaccgaggaggcggacgagTATGCTGTCGACTCCACCGTGCTGCCTGCCTTATCCGTtgcgaaggcggcggtgcagctctgccgcatGATGGCTGGCACATCTGCCCCGCTGTGCGatgctggcgctgttgcttCTGGCAAGGAGTTTCCAAGGGGCCAGCACATGCCCATGGGGGCtaccagcagcggtgctttGGCGACGATGTCGGACCCGGTCTCGCTAATTCAGCGCCACGACCGTCGGAACTACCGCGCCATCTCACGCTCACCTTTCGCCTCCATACGCATggccggtgccgccgccggcgctcTTCATTCCCTGCACGGGCGCGTTGCCTCCCTGGTTGACGCCATTACCAGAGGGCGGCGACTActtgaggcggaggagcaacGGTGGGCAACGCTGCAGGAGCCGCTGGCCTGCCTGAGGGAGTACTGGGGCGACATACGAGTGATCATCAACAAGGAGCGTGTCCAACGGTGTGAGGTAacgctgtcgtcgctggTTGCCTTGGAGAGGCAGGTGCGAGGCACCCtggcgatggaggaggtACGTGGGTGGTCATCGATTGTGGAAGAAGAGATCACTTCGGCCGCTGAGGCTGAGTCCGCATCAGCTGTGGCTGTTGAGCTCGGCAAACTCACTGTTTCAGCGAGCCAGTCTCGTACGTTCAGCCAGCGCTGCGTTGTCCAGTTGCCCATACGGACTCCGGTAGCCACGCTGCCGTTGATGCGGGACCTTAGTAAAGCCGACTTGTCCCCAGAGCAGTCGCTCGAGGTACCGCAGCGAACGACGATGGCGGAGGAGTGCAAGGAAGAGCGAGCAACAGCGGGCTCAGACGAACATTCGgaagtggaggtggaggagtggcTGCTAAAGCCATTGCTGCCGAAGCGGTCGCACCTGTTAGACGTCGAGCGAGACGAGCCAcaggtggcggcggagggcGAGCTGCAAGACACTTTCGTTGGCGACGCCATTGTGGTCGAGAGTGGCGGCGATGACAGCATTGAGGCATCGACCGAGAAACTGGATAACCAACCTGTTGAGTTCGCCGAGACAATGACGTCACCTCCGTTatctctcctctccaccgcaGCGTCCAACAGCCTCACCGCTACCCCAACACCGAAGCAGATGCCCCAACACAGCCAACTGAAGCAGAATGGTCTCGCGAAACGGTCACGCCAGGCTCCGACGACGCAGCCACAGTCACAGACTCAGTCTCGCGGCAAGGCATCATGTTCACGTACGCAGGTATCGCAAGGCAGCTCTACGCCTCCAATATCTCTGCCACACTCGAGGTCATTGGCGGCAGCATCAAGCAGCTTGGCGCGACtgtcgcagcggcgaggcgccgccgccgctgatgctAGCACCCGTGCTGTGGTGTCTATGGAGGGTGCACTCGCACTAGTTCCACTGAACGTGGATGTGATAGTCCTCCGCCAGGCCACCCCGTTCGTGGCCGTCGGGgttgctcttttccttcttcttcttttcctgtAA
- a CDS encoding hypothetical protein (TriTrypDB/GeneDB-style sysID: LpmP.07.0610) — MPPSRVRKEEAELRQIAKKSRLARREAQQRERKQHQRARRAAATSGEAPPAAAEPAGASVKNRRRGAILLPHEVQELRQRLLDDDTAAASSASGSGFPDRKKKKAEAKKAARSPASKSAGAAGASSHSAAFASSTLVPAYHQEVHFKKKMFFVDVVLHHIPHQKIDISETNASQLVVDTCGHTKRYRLVLPYPKGMRCDAAVATYEFENGILHCRLPIVDGTIPVDLEAENERMVEEIRQQKALRFRVTQDGDLTVRTRQALLAPTPVAQAALIETKKAAAAARRCDDADNVNDTINTKELEAEGREKAASPKSRKRTRDSGEEDSKEMQQLTNSASTGKAAGAALSESIAPKEAAAASKPATKKSKSDIFEAEHAKAMEAARAAAAKVHLSLRERVKLAKTVQANREERLKTRSLRKERKEEQRQQSFHRVLEEQKRQLVARAAMQRSVPRPTPKANASAKSVRFADV, encoded by the coding sequence ATGCCCCCATCGCGCGTCcgcaaagaggaggcggagctccGCCAGATCGCGAAGAAATCACGACTGGCTCGCAGGgaggctcagcagcgcgagcggaagcagcatcagcgtgcgcgacgcgcggcggcgacgagcgGTGAggcgccacctgctgctgctgagccagCCGGCGCCTCTGTGAAAAACAGAAGGCGAGGGGCAATCCTCCTCCCACATGAGGTCCAGGAGCTGCGTCAGCGACTCCTGGACGACgataccgccgccgccagctctgCGTCTGGGTCGGGCTTTCCCGAccggaagaagaaaaaggcggaAGCGAAGAAAGCCGCTCGCTCTCCCGCCAGTAAGTccgcaggcgctgcggggGCCAGCAGTCACAGCGCcgcctttgcctcctccacactaGTTCCTGCCTACCATCAGGAGGTTCACTTCAAGAAGAAGATGTTCTTCGTGgacgtggtgctgcaccacaTCCCGCATCAGAAGATCGACATCAGTGAGACGAACGCGAGCCAGCTGGTAGTCGACACGTGCGGCCACACAAAGAGGTATCGCCTCGTGCTGCCGTACCCGAAGGGCATGCGGTGCGACGCCGCGGTGGCCACGTACGAGTTTGAGAACGGCATCCTGCACTGCCGCCTGCCCATCGTGGATGGCACTATCCCGGTCGACCTCGAGGCAGAAAATGAGAGGATGGTCGAGGAAATTCGCCAGCAGAAGGCATTGCGCTTCCGCGTGACTCAGGACGGCGACTTGACGGTTCGCAcgcggcaggcgctgctggcgccaaCGCCCGTTGCTCAGGCTGCCCTGATAGAGACGAaaaaggcggcggcagcggcacggcgctgTGACGATGCGGACAACGTCAACGATACCATCAACACCAAGGAGCtagaggcggaggggagggaaaaggcggCTAGCCCCAAGTCTCGGAAGCGCACAcgcgacagcggcgaggaggatagcaaggagatgcagcagctgaccaACTCTGCATCAACGGGGAAAGCGGCGGGTGCGGCTTTGTCGGAGAGCATTGCGCCGAaggaagctgctgcggcgtcaAAGCCAGCCACGAAGAAGTCGAAGTCTGATATCTTCGAGGCAGAGCATGCCAAGGCGATGGAGGCTGCAagggcagccgctgccaaggtgcacctctctctgcgcgagCGGGTGAAGCTGGCCAAGACGGTGCAGGCGAACCGCGAGGAGCGCCTGAAGACGCGTTCCCTCCGCAAGGAgcggaaggaggagcagaggcagcagtcTTTCCACCGCGTTttggaggagcagaagcgccaGCTTGTGGCCCGTGCGGCGATGCAGCGATCGGTGCCGCGCCCCACCCCAAAGGCGAACGCGTCGGCAAAGTCGGTGCGCTTTGCCGACGTGTGA
- a CDS encoding ras-related protein rab-14, putative (TriTrypDB/GeneDB-style sysID: LpmP.07.0600), with protein sequence MSHKYIFKYIIIGDMSVGKSCLMHLFTEQRYRKDLLHTIGVDFGTTVIDINGELVKLQMWDTAGQERFRSVTRGYYRGAAGALLVYDISRRSTYAHIGTWLTDARLNTGPETVFILVGNKSDLEEQREVSYEEAAQFAAEHNLLFVECSSLNGSNVEEVFLSTARRIHEKVKSGVMSPVDPESGVQLHAAAIPTSTANSGQAGGPVDLTTVKSGGVAGAAESSCC encoded by the coding sequence atgagccACAAATACATCTTTAAGTACATCATCATCGGCGACATGAGCGTTGGAAAGAGCTGCCTCATGCACCTCTTCACCGAGCAGCGGTACCGCAAGGACCTGCTGCACACCATTGGGGTCGACTTTGGCACCACAGTCATCGACATCAACGGCGAGCTTGTGAAGCTGCAGATGTGGGACACAGCCGGGCAGGAGCGCTTCCGCTCTGTCACGCGCGGCTACTACCGCGGCGCAGCCGGCGCGCTACTCGTGTATGACATTAGCCGACGATCCACCTACGCCCACATCGGCACTTGGCTGACGGATGCTCGGCTGAACACGGGGCCCGAGACGGTGTTCATCCTCGTAGGCAACAAGTCAGacctggaggagcagcgagaggTCTCGTACGAGGAGGCAGCCCAGTTTGCAGCGGAGCACAATCTGCTGTTTGTGGAGTGCAGCTCGCTAAACGGCAGCAACGTCGAGGAGGTCTTCCTGTCTACGGCGCGCCGCATTCacgagaaggtgaagagtGGTGTGATGAGCCCAGTCGATCCGGAGAgtggcgtgcagctgcacgccgccgccattcCCACCTCAACCGCAAACAGTGGCCAGGCCGGGGGTCCAGTTGATTTGACGACTGTCAAGagtggcggcgtcgctggtgcggcggagTCGAGCTGCTGCTAG